From the Ciona intestinalis unplaced genomic scaffold, KH HT001190.1, whole genome shotgun sequence genome, one window contains:
- the LOC100182434 gene encoding phosphatidylinositol 3,4,5-trisphosphate 3-phosphatase and dual-specificity protein phosphatase PTEN-like — translation MSKIKRLVSKNKRRHIEDGYDLDLTYICPNILAMGFPAEKVEGFYRNNIDDVVRFLENKHGSNYKVYNLCSERTYDTKKFHGRVAAYPFDDHNPPRFELIKPFCEDLDQWLGMHKDNIAAIHCKAGKGRTGVMICCYLLHRRRFAKPSDALHFYGLARTNNMKGVTIPSQQRYVGYYWQLLQSSLTYKPKTLLLHSIQFETLPLQHNASLFFVVNQLKVKLYTSNPDLVIRGDDFLIFDMPQPLPLCGDIKIEVFNKPVMRKDKVFHFWFNTFFVQHGAGSNLSETTPSTGKSNGNAQQYYRCSHLPKEKDMIVLPFNKKELDRANKDEANKLFSANFRVILIFSQMDALPTASKSPLLQAISGQKSSALQPSDPYDQYSVGTPVNSSICSDTENEDGSLSDTDDEDDWDGIVDENVIRSSFMPPNHKSLQ, via the coding sequence ATGTCGAAGATTAAACGTCTTGTAAGTAAAAACAAGCGTCGTCACATTGAGGATGGATATGACCTTGATCTCACTTATATTTGCCCTAATATATTAGCCATGGGTTTCCCTGCTGAAAAAGTGGAAGGATTTTACCGCAATAATATAGATGATGTTGTGCGTTTCTTGGAGAATAAACATGGAAGCAATTATAaggtttataatttatgttcCGAGCGTACGTACGACACCAAGAAGTTCCACGGCCGTGTAGCAGCTTATCCATTCGATGATCATAATCCACCAAGGTTCGAACTGATTAAGCCGTTTTGTGAAGACCTTGATCAATGGTTAGGCATGCATAAGGATAACATTGCTGCCATCCATTGCAAAGCTGGTAAAGGTAGAACAGGAGTCATGATCTGCTGCTATCTCCTACACAGGCGTAGGTTCGCCAAGCCTTCCGATGCACTTCATTTCTATGGCCTCGCAAGAACCAATAACATGAAAGGTGTAACCATCCCGTCCCAGCAGCGATACGTTGGCTACTATTGGCAGCTGCTTCAATCCAGCTTAACCTACAAACCAAAGACATTGCTGCTACACAGCATTCAGTTTGAAACCCTCCCTTTGCAGCACAATGCCAGTTTATTTTTCGTGGTAAACCAGTTGAAAGTGAAGCTCTATACTTCTAACCCAGACCTTGTGATACGAGGAGATGATTTCCTTATTTTCGACATGCCGCAACCTCTGCCTTTATGTGGAGACATCAAGATTGAAGTCTTCAATAAACCAGTCATGAGGAAAGACAAAGTCTTCCACTTCTGGTTCAACACATTCTTTGTACAGCATGGAGCGGGTTCAAACCTCAGTGAGACCACTCCTTCTACGGGGAAATCTAACGGCAACGCTCAGCAATATTACCGCTGTTCTCACTTACCCAAGGAAAAAGATATGATAGTGCTGCCATTCAACAAGAAGGAGCTTGACCGTGCAAACAAAGATGAAGCAAATAAACTCTTTTCTGCTAACTTCCGAGTGATTCTCATCTTTAGTCAGATGGATGCTCTTCCCACCGCATCTAAGTCCCCTCTTCTTCAAGCAATATCGGGCCAGAAATCTTCGGCccttcaacccagtgatccATACGACCAATACTCTGTCGGAACACCAGTGAATTCCTCCATATGTTCCGACACAGAGAACGAAGATGGAAGTTTATCGGATACTGATGACGAGGATGACTGGGATGGAATCGTGGATGAAAATGTCATCCGTTCATCATTCATGCCCCCCAACCATAAATCCCTACAATAA